A single region of the Polymorphum gilvum SL003B-26A1 genome encodes:
- a CDS encoding NAD(P)/FAD-dependent oxidoreductase produces MLNRLDLLTANDRAGRHPPSWYSATANRQTAHAPLAGTISCDVCVIGGGYTGLSAALHLAGRGYDVVLLEAHRLGWGASGRNGGQVGSGQRLDQITLERQLGEAHAQRLWGLAEEAKALVADLIARHAIACDFVHGVLHADHRRSYVAESRAYAEHLQSRYGYDLIRFVDGKEMAERLASPAYFGGTLDAGAGHLHPLNFALGLAAAGEAAGVRFFEESTVTGYEPGDPVRVTTPGGSVSARFLVLGCNGYLGRLDRTVSAHVMPINNFIIATEPLSESEAETLIAGNVAVADSKFVINYFRRSSDNRLLFGGGENYGYRFPSDIKAFVRRPMLQVFPQLKDVRIDYGWGGTLAITPRRMPYFSRLSPNVLAAGGYSGHGVAMATLAGRLLAEAVDGTAGRFEVFESLKLAPFPGGDRLRFPLLVLAMTWFALRDRLGI; encoded by the coding sequence ATGCTGAACCGCCTCGACCTTCTGACCGCAAACGATCGGGCCGGCCGCCATCCGCCGTCCTGGTATTCCGCGACGGCCAACCGGCAGACGGCGCATGCCCCGCTCGCCGGCACCATATCCTGCGACGTCTGCGTGATCGGCGGCGGCTATACCGGACTGTCGGCCGCGCTGCACCTGGCCGGGCGCGGGTACGATGTCGTGCTGCTCGAGGCGCACCGGCTCGGCTGGGGCGCGTCGGGACGCAATGGCGGCCAGGTCGGTTCCGGCCAGCGCCTCGACCAGATCACGCTGGAACGGCAGCTCGGCGAGGCCCATGCGCAGCGGCTGTGGGGCCTTGCCGAGGAGGCCAAGGCGCTGGTCGCCGATCTGATCGCCCGCCACGCCATCGCCTGCGACTTCGTCCACGGCGTGCTGCACGCCGACCACCGACGATCCTATGTCGCTGAAAGCAGGGCCTATGCAGAACACCTTCAGAGCCGCTATGGCTACGACCTGATCCGCTTCGTCGACGGCAAGGAAATGGCCGAGCGGCTCGCCAGCCCGGCCTATTTCGGCGGGACGCTCGATGCCGGCGCCGGTCACCTGCATCCGCTCAACTTCGCCCTCGGCCTGGCGGCGGCCGGCGAGGCGGCTGGCGTGCGCTTCTTCGAGGAGAGCACGGTCACCGGCTACGAGCCCGGCGATCCGGTCCGCGTGACCACCCCCGGCGGCAGCGTGAGCGCCCGCTTCCTGGTGCTCGGCTGCAACGGCTATCTCGGCCGGCTCGACCGCACGGTGTCGGCCCATGTCATGCCGATCAACAACTTCATCATCGCCACCGAGCCCTTGTCGGAGAGCGAAGCGGAGACGCTGATCGCCGGCAACGTCGCCGTCGCCGACAGCAAGTTCGTCATCAACTATTTCCGCCGCTCGTCCGACAACCGGCTGCTGTTCGGCGGCGGCGAGAATTACGGCTATCGCTTTCCCTCCGACATCAAGGCCTTCGTGCGCCGGCCGATGCTGCAGGTGTTCCCGCAACTGAAGGACGTTCGCATCGACTACGGCTGGGGCGGCACGCTGGCGATCACGCCCAGGCGCATGCCCTATTTCTCCAGACTGTCGCCCAACGTGCTTGCCGCCGGCGGCTATTCCGGCCACGGCGTGGCGATGGCGACGCTCGCCGGCCGGCTGCTCGCCGAGGCAGTCGACGGCACGGCCGGGCGTTTCGAGGTGTTCGAGAGCCTCAAGCTGGCGCCGTTCCCCGGCGGCGACCGGCTGCGCTTCCCGTTGCTGGTGCTTGCGATGACCTGGTTCGCCCTGCGCGACCGGCTGGGCATCTGA
- a CDS encoding NAD(P)/FAD-dependent oxidoreductase, with amino-acid sequence MAGELAIGSFWEGTVGAIAEDPPLSGDVEADVAIVGAGFTGLSAALKAASAGASVRVLEAARVGWGASGRNGGFCCMGGSKRSAQDLVARYGRDEARRFVRFQLQAIDTVEQRLADWSLDVDRHSDGETILAHRPSALKGLAEEAAFLNDAFGLGAEILSREGLADRGMAGPDFFGGMHVPHGFALNPMKYVQGLAAAARAAGAVLNARSAVTAIRPGGGRWHLQTPEGTVAARRVILAGNGYSREDVPDWLAGRLLPVLSNILVTRPLTQGELAAQGWTSPRMAADTRTLLHYFRLLPDRRFLFGMRGGIFGTAREHAAMHRRIRADFARLFPAWARVEESHFWSGHVCLALDLNPFIGEVPGWPGVFAAMAYHGNGVSMASLAGEAAANLALSLARADDLPAVVRAPLRRFPAPALRRLYLQGAYWWYGLKDR; translated from the coding sequence ATGGCCGGCGAACTCGCCATCGGCAGCTTCTGGGAAGGCACGGTCGGGGCGATCGCCGAAGATCCTCCGCTGTCGGGGGACGTCGAAGCCGACGTGGCGATCGTCGGCGCCGGGTTCACCGGCCTGAGCGCGGCGCTGAAGGCGGCAAGCGCGGGAGCATCCGTGCGTGTGCTGGAGGCTGCGCGCGTCGGCTGGGGTGCGTCGGGGCGCAACGGCGGCTTCTGCTGCATGGGCGGCTCCAAGCGCAGCGCGCAGGATCTGGTTGCTCGCTACGGCCGCGACGAGGCGCGCCGTTTCGTCCGCTTCCAACTCCAGGCGATCGATACGGTCGAGCAGCGTCTCGCCGATTGGAGCCTCGACGTCGACCGCCATTCCGATGGCGAGACGATCCTCGCCCATCGTCCGTCCGCGCTGAAGGGCCTCGCCGAGGAGGCAGCGTTCCTGAACGATGCTTTCGGGCTCGGTGCCGAGATCCTGTCGCGCGAGGGACTGGCCGACCGCGGCATGGCGGGCCCCGACTTCTTCGGCGGCATGCATGTGCCGCACGGCTTCGCGCTCAACCCGATGAAATACGTCCAGGGCCTGGCCGCGGCGGCGCGCGCCGCCGGCGCGGTCCTCAACGCTCGCTCTGCGGTGACCGCGATCCGGCCCGGCGGCGGGCGCTGGCACTTGCAGACCCCGGAAGGCACGGTCGCGGCGCGGCGGGTGATCCTTGCCGGCAACGGCTATTCCCGCGAGGACGTGCCCGACTGGCTCGCCGGCCGGCTACTGCCGGTGCTGTCCAATATCCTGGTGACCCGGCCGCTGACGCAGGGCGAACTGGCGGCGCAGGGCTGGACCTCGCCGCGTATGGCGGCCGACACGCGCACGCTGCTGCACTATTTCCGTCTTCTGCCCGACCGGCGCTTCCTGTTCGGGATGCGCGGCGGCATCTTCGGGACGGCGCGCGAACACGCCGCCATGCACCGGCGCATCCGCGCCGACTTCGCGCGCCTGTTCCCGGCCTGGGCCCGCGTCGAGGAAAGCCATTTCTGGTCGGGGCACGTCTGTCTCGCGCTCGACCTCAACCCGTTCATCGGCGAAGTGCCGGGCTGGCCCGGCGTCTTCGCAGCCATGGCCTATCACGGCAACGGAGTGTCCATGGCCTCGCTCGCCGGCGAGGCAGCTGCCAACCTCGCCCTCAGCCTCGCCCGGGCCGACGACCTGCCGGCGGTGGTGCGCGCGCCGTTGCGCCGCTTCCCGGCCCCGGCTCTGCGTCGCCTCTACCTGCAGGGCGCCTACTGGTGGTACGGGCTGAAGGATCGGTAG
- a CDS encoding GNAT family N-acetyltransferase, whose amino-acid sequence MEDALDHAVWTALITRQSGFALGQQGARRFRPDVAPFAAARDDSPESLAALGDLMADGETDVYLLQRTEIVLPATLTAPMTAPGVQMVKRRAGDAPALREEIVRLTAANIPDMRALIDLTRPGPFRARTVELGDYFGIRVGGRLAAMAGERLKLPGFTEVSAVCTHPDFRGRGFGAALTVFAGRRIEARGETPFLHTYASNAGAIRLYEKLGYEVRCGVHVAVLAKPAQDA is encoded by the coding sequence ATGGAAGACGCCCTCGATCACGCGGTCTGGACCGCTCTCATCACGCGCCAGAGCGGCTTTGCCCTTGGGCAGCAAGGTGCTCGGCGGTTCAGGCCCGACGTGGCGCCCTTTGCTGCCGCCCGCGACGACAGTCCCGAAAGCCTCGCGGCCCTCGGCGATCTGATGGCCGATGGCGAGACCGACGTTTACCTGCTCCAGCGCACAGAGATCGTCCTGCCCGCGACGCTGACGGCTCCGATGACCGCACCCGGCGTGCAGATGGTCAAACGGCGCGCCGGCGACGCACCGGCACTCCGCGAGGAAATCGTTCGCCTGACGGCAGCCAACATCCCGGACATGCGGGCGCTCATTGACCTGACCAGGCCGGGGCCGTTCCGCGCCCGCACCGTCGAGCTCGGCGACTACTTCGGCATCCGCGTCGGCGGCCGGCTGGCGGCGATGGCCGGCGAACGGCTGAAGCTGCCGGGCTTCACCGAGGTGAGCGCGGTCTGCACCCATCCCGACTTCCGCGGCCGGGGCTTCGGCGCGGCCCTGACGGTGTTCGCAGGCAGGCGCATCGAAGCGCGCGGCGAAACCCCGTTCCTGCACACCTATGCCAGCAACGCAGGCGCGATCCGTCTCTACGAAAAGCTCGGTTACGAGGTGCGCTGCGGCGTCCATGTCGCCGTGCTCGCCAAGCCGGCCCAGGATGCCTGA
- a CDS encoding MarR family winged helix-turn-helix transcriptional regulator — protein MVEDVVRRLGHATLGSRLKRIGERLQADTQELTARLAESDLPVAHNPVLAALDRNGPMSIGDLAQALGQSQPGITRMVGKMKAAGLVETRTDATDRRVSTVRLTTRGEALTTHLKEVLWPAVEAAVADACEGLSGTLLEQLDQLEDRLAEKPLGRRVRIRVKARQAGERKR, from the coding sequence ATGGTGGAAGACGTCGTCCGGAGGCTGGGCCACGCCACGCTCGGTAGCCGGTTGAAGCGGATCGGGGAGCGGTTGCAGGCCGACACCCAGGAGCTGACGGCACGGCTCGCCGAAAGCGACCTGCCGGTGGCGCACAACCCGGTGCTGGCCGCGCTCGACCGCAACGGTCCGATGAGCATCGGCGACCTGGCGCAAGCCCTCGGCCAGAGCCAGCCGGGCATCACCCGCATGGTCGGCAAGATGAAGGCCGCCGGCCTGGTCGAAACCCGCACCGATGCGACCGACCGGCGGGTCAGCACCGTACGGCTGACGACCAGGGGCGAGGCGCTGACCACACATCTGAAGGAGGTGCTGTGGCCGGCCGTCGAGGCCGCTGTCGCGGACGCCTGCGAAGGGCTTTCCGGCACCCTGCTCGAGCAACTGGACCAGCTTGAGGACCGGCTTGCCGAGAAGCCGCTCGGCCGGCGTGTCCGGATCCGGGTCAAGGCCCGCCAGGCCGGCGAACGGAAGCGGTAA
- the ettA gene encoding energy-dependent translational throttle protein EttA: MARQFIYHMHGLSKAYNGKKVLDNIHLSFYPDAKIGILGPNGAGKSTLLKIMAGLDKEFTGEAWAAEGAKVGYLPQEPQLDNSKTVKENVMEGVAHKQAIVDRYNELMMNYSDETAEEGAKLQDIIDAEDLWNLESKVEMAMEALRCPPEDASVENLSGGEKRRVALCKLLLSEPDLLLLDEPTNHLDAETVHWLERHLREFKGAVLIITHDRYFLDHVTGWILELDRGRGIPYEGNYSVYLEKKTKRMVQEGREDMARSKAIEREREWMGMSPKGRQTKSKARIKAYEDLLAKQEERMPTIEQILIPVGERLGANVIEVRNVSKGFGDRLLIDDLSFKLPRGGIVGVIGPNGAGKSTLFKMLTGQEKPDSGEIIVGDSVHLGYVDQSRDTLDPSKTVWEEISGGAEVIYLDDKEINSRAYCSSFNFKGPAQQAKVGDLSGGQRNRVHLAKVLKQGANVLLLDEPTNDLDTETLAALEDALENYAGCAVIISHDRMFLDRMATHMLAFEGDSHVEWFEGNFEDYEKDKVRRLGAHAADPRRIKYKPLTR, from the coding sequence ATGGCGCGCCAGTTCATCTATCACATGCACGGCCTGTCGAAGGCCTACAACGGCAAGAAGGTGCTCGACAACATCCACCTGTCGTTCTACCCGGACGCCAAGATCGGTATTCTCGGCCCCAACGGCGCCGGCAAGTCGACGCTCCTAAAGATCATGGCCGGGCTCGACAAGGAGTTCACCGGCGAGGCCTGGGCGGCCGAGGGCGCCAAGGTCGGCTATCTGCCGCAGGAGCCGCAGCTCGACAATTCCAAGACGGTCAAAGAAAACGTCATGGAGGGCGTCGCGCACAAGCAGGCGATCGTCGACCGCTACAACGAACTGATGATGAACTACTCGGACGAGACCGCCGAGGAAGGCGCCAAACTGCAGGACATCATCGACGCGGAAGACCTGTGGAACCTCGAAAGCAAGGTCGAGATGGCGATGGAAGCGCTGCGCTGCCCGCCGGAAGATGCCTCCGTCGAGAACCTGTCGGGTGGCGAAAAGCGCCGCGTGGCGCTGTGCAAGCTGCTTCTGTCCGAACCGGACCTGCTGCTGCTCGACGAGCCGACCAACCACCTCGACGCTGAGACGGTCCACTGGCTGGAGCGTCACCTGCGCGAATTCAAGGGCGCGGTGCTGATCATCACCCACGACCGCTACTTCCTCGACCACGTGACGGGCTGGATCCTCGAGCTCGACCGCGGTCGCGGCATCCCCTACGAGGGCAACTACTCGGTCTATCTGGAGAAGAAGACCAAGCGCATGGTCCAGGAAGGCCGCGAGGACATGGCCCGCTCCAAGGCGATCGAGCGCGAGCGCGAATGGATGGGCATGTCGCCGAAGGGCCGCCAGACCAAGTCCAAGGCGCGCATCAAGGCCTACGAGGACCTGCTCGCCAAGCAGGAAGAGCGCATGCCGACGATCGAGCAGATCCTCATTCCGGTCGGCGAGCGCCTTGGCGCCAACGTCATCGAGGTCAGGAACGTCTCCAAGGGCTTCGGCGACCGGCTGCTGATCGACGACCTGTCGTTCAAGCTGCCGCGCGGCGGCATCGTCGGCGTGATCGGCCCGAACGGCGCCGGCAAGTCGACGCTGTTCAAGATGCTGACCGGCCAGGAAAAGCCCGACTCGGGCGAGATCATCGTCGGCGACAGCGTGCATCTGGGCTATGTCGACCAGTCGCGCGACACGCTCGATCCGTCGAAGACGGTGTGGGAGGAAATCTCCGGCGGCGCCGAGGTGATCTACCTCGACGACAAGGAGATCAACTCCCGCGCCTACTGCTCGTCGTTCAACTTCAAGGGCCCGGCCCAGCAGGCGAAGGTCGGCGACCTGTCCGGCGGCCAGCGTAACCGCGTGCACCTGGCCAAGGTCTTGAAGCAGGGCGCCAACGTGCTGCTGCTCGACGAGCCGACCAACGACCTCGACACCGAGACGCTGGCGGCGCTTGAAGACGCTCTGGAAAACTACGCCGGCTGCGCCGTGATCATCTCCCACGACCGCATGTTCCTCGACCGCATGGCCACCCACATGCTCGCCTTCGAGGGCGACAGCCACGTGGAATGGTTCGAGGGCAACTTCGAGGACTACGAGAAGGACAAGGTCAGACGTCTGGGGGCCCACGCCGCCGACCCGCGCCGGATCAAGTACAAGCCGCTGACGCGGTAG